The Arachis hypogaea cultivar Tifrunner chromosome 19, arahy.Tifrunner.gnm2.J5K5, whole genome shotgun sequence genome has a window encoding:
- the LOC112776527 gene encoding UMP-CMP kinase 3 yields the protein MGTVVEAANKGASGSILQKRNPTIVFVLGGPGSGKGTQCANIVEHYGYTHLSAGDLLRAEIKSGSENGTMIQNMIKEGKIVPSEVTIKLLQRAMEESGKDKFLIDGFPRNEENRAAFEKVTGMEPSFVLFFDCPEEEMERRLLNRNQGREDDNIETIRKRFRVFLESSVPVISYYDAKGKVRKIDAARPVEEVFASVKAIFEPKNEKAD from the exons ATGGGAACTGTTGTTGAAGCTGCTAACAAG GGTGCAAGCGGAAGCATTCTACAGAAAAGAAATCCTACAATCGTTTTTGTGTTAG GTGGGCCAGGAAGTGGAAAGGGCACCCAATGTGCTAACATTGTGGAGCACTATGGGTATACTCACCTAAGTGCTGGTGATCTTCTACGAGCAGAAATAAAATCTGGTTCTGAAAATGG TACAATGATTCAAAATATGATTAAAGAAGGAAAAATTGTTCCATCGGAGGTTACAATTAAGCTTCTGCAACGAGCAATGGAGGAAAGTGGCAAGGACAAATTTCTTATTGATGGTTTTCCTCGTAATGAGGAAAACCGAGCAGCATTTGAGAAAGTG ACAGGAATGGAACCATCTTTTGTCCTGTTTTTTGATTGTCCAGAGGAGGAAATGGAGAGGCGACTTTTAAATAGGAACCAG GGGAGAGAAGATGACAATATTGAAACAATAAGGAAGCGGTTCAGGGTTTTCTTGGAGTCTAGTGTCCCTGTGATTAGTTATTATGATGCAAAGGGTAAAGTTCGTAAG ATTGATGCTGCAAGACCTGTTGAAGAGGTATTTGCCTCAGTTAAAGCAATTTTTGAACCAAAAAATGAGAAG GCTGATTGA
- the LOC112776526 gene encoding phragmoplastin DRP1E produces the protein MATMESLIGLVNRIQRACTVLGDYGGADNNAFSSLWEALPSVAVVGGQSSGKSSVLESIVGRDFLPRGSGIVTRRPLVLQLHQVEGDAQDYAEFLHMPGRKLTDFALVRKEIQDETDRLTGKTKQISPVPIHLSIYSPKVVNLTLVDLPGLTKVAVEGQQESIVQDIENMVRSYIEKPNCIILAISPANQDIATSDAIKIAREVDPSGERTFGVLTKLDLMDKGTNALDVLEGRSYRLQHPWVGIVNRSQADINRNVDMIFSRRKEREYFATSPEYGHLAHKMGSEYLAKLLSQYLESVIRAQIPSIISLINKTIEELEAEMDRIGRPISMDAGAQLYTILDLCRAFERIFKEHLDGGRAGGDRIYNVFDNQLPAALRKLPFDRHLSLQNVKKVVSEADGYQPHLIAPEQGYRRLIEGALSYFRGPAEASVDAVHYVLKELVRKSIAETEELKRFPTLQAELAAATNEALERFREESKKATLRLVDMESSYLTVEFFRKLPQEVERAGNPPNSANPPSSTKSANPAAPDGDRYAGPNVDRYGEGHFRRIGSNVLSYIGMVSDTLRNTIPKAVVYCQVREAKLALLNRFYVQMGKKEAEQLLNLLDEDPALMERRKQCAKRLELYKAARDEIDSVSWAR, from the exons ATGGCGACGATGGAGAGCTTGATTGGTTTGGTTAACAGAATTCAGAGAGCTTGCACCGTTCTCGGCGATTATGGCGGCGCTGACAACAACGCCTTCTCTTCTCTCTGGGAAGCTCTTCCCTCAGTAGCCGTGGTTGGTGGCCag AGTTCAGGAAAGTCTTCGGTTCTTGAGAGCATTGTTGGCCGTGACTTTCTGCCTAGAGGATCAG GGATTGTGACAAGGCGTCCATTGGTGTTGCAGCTTCATCAGGTGGAAGGTGATGCACAAGACTATGCTGAGTTTCTTCACATGCCTGGGAGAAAGTTAACCGATTTTG CTCTAGTGCGTAAGGAAATTCAGGATGAAACTGACAGATTGACAGGAAAGACGAAACAAATATCCCCTGTTCCGATTCATCTTAGCATTTATTCTCCAAAAG TTGTCAACCTAACTTTGGTTGATCTACCAGGGTTGACTAAAGTTGCTGTAG AAGGACAGCAGGAGAGTATTGTTCAAGACATTGAAAATATGGTCCGATCTTACATTGAGAAg CCAAATTGTATTATACTGGCAATATCTCCGGCCAATCAAGATATAGCAACTTCTGATGCTATTAAAATTGCAAGGGAAGTGGACCCATCAG GTGAGAGAACATTCGGAGTGTTGACAAAGCTGGATTTGATGGACAAAGGAACTAATGCATTGGat GTCCTTGAAGGAAGATCCTATCGTCTGCAACATCCTTGGGTTGGTATAGTAAATCGATCCCAAGCTGATATCAATAGAAACGTTGATATGATTTTTTCTAGGCGCAAGGAGCGAGAGTATTTTGCCACCAGTCCTGAGTATGGGCACTTGGCACATAAAATGGGTTCAGAATACCTTGCAAAACTTCTCTCTCAG tacTTGGAGTCAGTAATTAGGGCACAGATACCTAGTATTATATCTTTGATAAACAAAACCATCGAAGAGCTGGAAGCAGAGATGGATCGTATTGGGAGACCAATTTCTATGGATGCTGGG GCTCAACTATACACCATCCTCGACCTCTGCCGTGCATTTGAACGGATATTCAAGGAGCATTTAGATGGAGG GCGGGCAGGAGGAGACAGGATATACAATGTCTTTGACAATCAGCTTCCTGCTGCTCTACGGAAACTACCATTTGACCGACATCTTTCTCTTCAGAATGTGAAGAAAGTGGTGTCAGAAGCTGATGGTTACCAGCCTCACTTAATTGCCCCAGAGCAAGGGTACCGGCGCCTGATTGAAGGGGCTCTGAGTTACTTCAGAGGTCCAGCTGAGGCATCAGTTGATGCA GTTCACTATGTCTTGAAAGAACTTGTGAGAAAATCAATAGCTGAAACCGAG GAACTAAAGCGTTTTCCAACTCTTCAAGCCGAATTAGCTGCTGCTACAAATGAGGCTTTAGAGAGGTTCCGTGAAGAGAGTAAGAAGGCAACTCTTCGGCTTGTGGATATGGAGTCTTCATATCTCACTGTGGAGTTCTTCcggaaacttcctcaggaagtgGAGAGAGCTGGAAATCCACCTAATTCAGCTAATCCACCTAGTTCAACTAAATCCGCTAATCCAGCTGCGCCAGATGGGGATCGGTATGCTGGCCCAAATGTCGATCGTTATGGAGAGGGCCATTTCCGGAGGATTGGATCAAACGTGTTATCTTATATTGGTATGGTGTCAGACACACTCAGGAACACAATTCCAAAGGCGGTGGTTTATTGTCAAGTTAGAGAAGCAAAGCTGGCATTGCTAAATCGTTTCTATGTACAAATGGGGAAGAAAGAG GCTGAACAGCTATTAAATTTGTTAGATGAAGATCCTGCGTTGATGGAGAGGAGAAAACAGTGTGCTAAAAGGCTCGAACTATATAAGGCAGCAAGGGACGAAATTGATTCTGTTTCTTGGGCAAGATGA
- the LOC112779324 gene encoding F-box protein SKIP23: MCSSSPSSYILAIIYGSNYKIAYCNSATWVELSDDEQSYSDIVFSNNYLYALTQDGSVEVWNICGQIPKRLILLTPPVEANYEEEKPYLENNFSRNLYLMVSAEEILLVTRFIGNFVNDDGLVIEEGDLLSSEDTQPLICPYRTKYFSVYKLDIEDKRWKKMRSLHDKVLFLGANESVSMDAKACLGCEANSIYFTDDRWEEMTLDYMYGGHDWGVFNLQEKCIKSLMQCANRIDPPPIWVVP; encoded by the coding sequence ATGTGTTCTTCCTCTCCCTCAAGCTACATTCTTGCCATCATATATGGTTCCAACTACAAGATTGCTTATTGCAACTCTGCAACTTGGGTTGAGCTCTCTGATGATGAGCAATCTTATAGTGACATTGTGTTCAGCAACAACTATCTCTATGCCTTGACACAAGATGGTTCTGTTGAAGTCTGGAATATTTGTGGGCAAATTCCTAAAAGATTGATTCTTTTAACACCACCTGTGGAGGCAAATTATGAAGAGGAAAAACCATATTTAGAAAATAATTTCTCAAGAAATTTATACTTAATGGTATCTGCAGAAGAAATCTTGCTGGTGACAAGATTTATTGGGAATTTTGTGAATGATGACGGGTTGGTAATAGAAGAAGGAGATCTTTTATCATCTGAGGATACACAACCATTGATTTGTCCTTATAGAACAAAGTATTTTAGTGTTTATAAACTTGATATTGAAGACAAGAGATGGAAAAAGATGAGATCTTTACATGATAAAGTTCTGTTCTTGGGTGCTAATGAGTCTGTATCAATGGATGCTAAAGCTTGCTTAGGGTGTGAAGCAAACTCGATCTATTTCACAGATGATAGGTGGGAAGAGATGACTTTGGACTACATGTATGGTGGACATGATTGGGGTGTTTTCAATCTTCAAGAGAAATGTATTAAGAGCCTCATGCAATGTGCAAATAGGATTGATCCTCCACCAATTTGGGTAGTTCCATAG